A single Lentisphaerota bacterium DNA region contains:
- a CDS encoding NADH:ubiquinone reductase (Na(+)-transporting) subunit D has product MTAKRNWTVFKENLGTQNPVFVQVLGICSTLAVTNVLRNTLVMCLGLVFVTALSNLTLSLLRNRIPPRIRMMVEVLVIACMVILVDIYLKAFYPDISRQLGPYVGLIITNCIIMGHAEAVALTNPPLISFVDGLSAGIGYSYVLLVIACVRELLGTGAIWGLPLLGPNWTNWSVMVMAPGGFFVLAVFIWIIKGWVMRPARKAGA; this is encoded by the coding sequence ATGACTGCCAAGCGGAACTGGACGGTGTTCAAAGAGAACCTCGGCACGCAGAACCCGGTGTTCGTGCAGGTGCTCGGGATCTGCTCGACCCTGGCGGTGACGAACGTGCTCCGGAACACGCTCGTGATGTGCCTGGGGTTGGTCTTTGTGACCGCGCTCTCCAACCTCACCCTCTCGCTGCTGCGCAATCGGATCCCGCCGCGTATCCGCATGATGGTGGAGGTGCTCGTCATCGCCTGCATGGTCATCCTCGTGGACATCTACCTGAAGGCATTCTACCCCGACATCTCCCGCCAGCTCGGCCCGTATGTCGGACTGATCATCACCAACTGCATCATCATGGGGCACGCCGAGGCGGTCGCGCTGACGAACCCGCCGCTCATCTCGTTCGTCGACGGCCTTTCAGCCGGGATCGGCTATTCGTATGTCCTGCTCGTGATCGCCTGTGTCCGGGAACTCCTCGGCACCGGGGCGATCTGGGGCCTCCCGCTGCTGGGCCCGAACTGGACGAACTGGTCGGTGATGGTCATGGCGCCAGGCGGGTTCTTCGTGCTGGCGGTGTTCATCTGGATCATCAAGGGGTGGGTCATGCGACCGGCCCGGAAAGCGGGGGCGTAA
- a CDS encoding RnfABCDGE type electron transport complex subunit D, whose translation MSQQSIKWINWQQPMKHVLFACAPLMVASIYLFGWRVAVMGMLASAAAYATEAVFTRRWKEPVSSAVFVSAVLFTFSLPPTLPLWMAIVGIVFGILFGKMVYGGFGRNVFNPALTGRAFIYICFGNFMTAQWYEPWTRFPAGLIRWGYTAAGAPPDVITTATPGALMKLSTEALTAHGVTAADLSSSTLFLGDCSGVIGGTSAALTLLCGLYIIWKKAANYRIVLSGFFGFAAIQTVFWQLGLGNAADPLRAALGGSLVIGIFFYATDPVSASQTNPGRWIYGALIGALSSVIATFSAWPAGTMFAILLANMFAPILDHAIRSLQAKPAGGASGTGGPTKKR comes from the coding sequence ATGTCGCAACAGAGCATCAAGTGGATCAACTGGCAACAACCGATGAAACACGTGCTGTTCGCGTGCGCGCCACTCATGGTTGCCTCGATCTACCTCTTCGGCTGGCGTGTGGCCGTGATGGGGATGCTGGCGTCTGCGGCCGCCTATGCCACTGAGGCGGTCTTCACCCGCCGATGGAAGGAGCCGGTCTCTTCAGCCGTGTTTGTGTCAGCCGTGCTGTTCACGTTCTCCCTGCCGCCAACGCTGCCGTTGTGGATGGCGATCGTGGGCATCGTCTTCGGCATTCTCTTCGGCAAGATGGTCTATGGCGGCTTCGGCCGGAACGTCTTCAACCCCGCCCTGACCGGCCGCGCCTTCATTTACATCTGCTTCGGCAACTTCATGACCGCGCAGTGGTACGAGCCGTGGACCCGCTTCCCTGCGGGCCTGATCCGCTGGGGCTACACCGCCGCCGGGGCACCGCCCGACGTGATCACCACCGCCACACCGGGCGCGCTCATGAAACTCTCCACCGAGGCCCTGACCGCCCACGGCGTAACCGCCGCCGATCTGTCGTCTTCCACCCTTTTTCTAGGCGACTGCTCCGGCGTGATCGGCGGCACCAGCGCCGCGCTGACCCTCCTCTGCGGCCTCTATATCATCTGGAAGAAGGCAGCCAACTACCGGATCGTCCTCTCGGGCTTCTTCGGCTTTGCCGCAATCCAGACCGTTTTCTGGCAGCTCGGGCTGGGCAATGCCGCAGACCCCCTGCGCGCCGCCTTGGGCGGCAGCCTGGTGATCGGCATCTTTTTCTACGCGACCGACCCGGTATCGGCCTCACAAACCAACCCCGGCCGCTGGATCTACGGCGCGCTGATCGGAGCGCTCTCCTCCGTCATCGCCACGTTCTCCGCCTGGCCCGCAGGCACCATGTTCGCCATCCTGTTGGCCAATATGTTCGCGCCCATTCTGGATCATGCGATCCGGTCGCTGCAAGCCAAGCCAGCGGGCGGCGCGTCCGGAACAGGCGGGCCGACAAAGAAACGGTAG
- a CDS encoding FMN-binding protein, translating to MRSGRCKPSQRAARPEQAGRQRNGRRSFFHLRRNRRGCREYNCEAIRLKSRLKASVRAAGFMFTLSLVLITCVSALHLATAERVERNADLFLQRAVLEVAGVPVPDGPADVAELFRNTVSTNAVGGPACFYVRTLGTGSLQAIVFRRQARGLWGVIDAVVGLDPENRTFLKIRFLNHNETPGLGARIEEPWFQEQTAGKSGPFVLKAEGTRSAEPTEIDAITGATITSSAVRDLLNGVGRDAAEVKP from the coding sequence ATGCGATCCGGTCGCTGCAAGCCAAGCCAGCGGGCGGCGCGTCCGGAACAGGCGGGCCGACAAAGAAACGGTAGGCGTTCTTTTTTTCACCTGCGGCGCAACCGCAGGGGTTGCCGTGAATATAACTGCGAGGCGATAAGGTTGAAAAGCCGCTTAAAAGCGAGTGTGCGAGCCGCAGGGTTCATGTTCACCCTGTCGCTGGTGTTGATCACCTGCGTCTCGGCGCTCCATCTGGCCACGGCCGAACGGGTGGAGCGCAATGCCGATCTCTTCCTGCAGCGGGCCGTTCTGGAGGTCGCGGGCGTGCCCGTGCCTGACGGGCCCGCCGACGTGGCGGAGCTGTTCCGGAACACGGTCAGCACCAACGCTGTCGGTGGCCCCGCCTGTTTCTACGTGCGCACGCTCGGAACCGGATCTCTCCAAGCCATCGTCTTCCGGCGTCAGGCACGCGGGTTGTGGGGCGTGATCGACGCAGTCGTGGGCCTCGATCCGGAAAATCGGACCTTCCTGAAAATCCGCTTCCTGAATCACAACGAAACCCCGGGCCTCGGCGCGCGGATCGAGGAGCCGTGGTTTCAGGAGCAGACCGCAGGCAAAAGCGGCCCGTTCGTCCTGAAAGCCGAGGGGACGCGCTCAGCCGAGCCGACGGAGATCGACGCTATCACCGGCGCCACCATCACATCGAGCGCGGTGCGGGATCTGCTCAACGGCGTGGGGCGTGATGCGGCGGAGGTGAAACCATGA